Genomic DNA from Pseudomonas fluorescens:
GTGGTACGTGACGCCCATGCCGAAGGCAAGCCAGTGAGCATCTGCGGTGAGATGGCCGGCGACCCGGCCGCCGCAGTGCTGCTGATGGCGATGGGCTTCGACAGCTTGTCGATGAACGCCACCAACCTGCCGAAAGTGAAGTGGATGCTGCGCCAGATCAACCTCAGCAAGGCCCAGGAATTGCTCGCGGAGGTGATGACCATCGACAACCCGCAAGTGATCCACAGCTCCTTGCAACTGGCGCTGAAGAACCTTGGGTTGGCGCGGATGATCAATCCGGCTTCGAACAAGACGCTCTGACGAGCATTGGTGTGTGTGGCGAGGGAGCTTGCTCCCGCTGGAGTGCGAAGCACTCCCGATTGCGGTGATAGCGATAAGGGCAGTGTCAGCCAACTTGCGACTGCTTCGCAGCCGAGCGGGAGCAAGCTCCCTCGCCACGGGTTATCACAGGCATTCAATGTGCAGCTCCACCTCCCCCAAATGCCCCCCATGGGGCCCGAAACTGCGCTCGACCATCTGCCGCGTCCCATCGGCATGGACAATCAGCGCCGTACTCGCCCGCGTCCCGTAAGCCGGGCTGGCGATGAACACACTCGATAGCAGCATCTCGGTCGCCACTCCCACCCCGGTATCAGGCAGCTCAGCCACCGGAGCAGGCCGCGGGTCGTTCAGCAGCGTAAGCAGTGCCTCGGGCTGCGGATCGTCCAGCACCTCGCCCAGCGCCGCGCGGGCTTTGAGCAACTTGGGCCATGGCGTGTTCAACCCAGCGTTCGACAAGCCATAGAGCCCCTCGTCCAACCGCTGCGGCTGGGTATCGCGGGCGTTGTGGTGCCACAGCTCGACGCCATCGCCGAGCAGCAGGTTGAACCCACCATACTCGCTGGCGCGGGGCACGATTTCGCTCAAATACTCAGTAATCGAAAGATTTCCGGTCAGGAACCGCGCCACCAGTTCGCCGCGCGACTTGAATGCCGGCAACTGGCCCGGGTCTCGGATGTTGGTCAGCGCCGCAAAGCGCCCTTCGGCGCCAATGCCAAGCCAGGTGCCGCCAGCCTCCAGGTCGCGACCAGCATGCACATGGGGCGCATCAGGCCACTGGGCAAGGGGCAAGGTCGGCCGGGCGTAGAACTCGTCGCGGTTGGCCGCCACGATCAGCGGCTGGGCATGGCCGGGGCGCCAGGCAAATACGATCAGGCACATCAGGTCGTCCTGTTTAAAATACCCATCCATTGAAGATAGAGCCGAACACAGCCTCTGTGGCGAGGGAGCTTGCTCCCCCTGGGCTACGAAGAAGACCCAAAAACCAGAGGCCAGTTTTTCAGACCAGTAAGCGGGATTTTATTGGGAGGGCTTCGCCCTCCAGAGGGAGCAAGCCCCCTCGCCACAACAGCAGTTCGCCACCCAATATCTCCAGGGCTCTCAGCCCACTCTACCCAGACATGGCCCCCACATCCATCACCTTCAGTGGAGCCGGGGCCCCTGGATCCGTTACCATGCCGCTCTTATTTCGAGGATGGCCGGGGAGACGCTGGTGGAATTTGTGCTCTATCTGCTGCTCGGCGCCTGCGCCGGCGTGTTGGCCGGGTTGTTCGGCGTGGGGGGCGGGATCATCATCGTCCCGGTGCTGGTGTTCAGTTTCACCCTGCAGGGCTTCGACCCGCAGGTGCTGACGCACCTGGCCGTCGGCACCTCGCTGGCATCGATCATCTTCACCTCGGTCAATGCCGTACGCGAGCATCAACGCAAAGGCGCAGTGCGCTGGCCGGTGTTCGCCTGGATGACCGTCGGCATCCTGATCGGTGCCGGATTCGGCGCGATCACCGCCGAAGCGATTTCCGGCCCGCACCTGCAAAAGATCATCGGCGTGTTCGCCCTGATCGTTGCTCTGCAATTGGCCCTGGATTTCAAGCCCAACGCCAGTCGCAGCGTACCGGGCAAGGCCGGACTGACCCTGGCCGGCACGGTGATCGGCTGGGCCTCGGCGATTTTCGGCATCGGCGGCGGTTCGCTGACCGTGCCGTTCCTGACCTGGCGCAGCGTGCCGATGCAGCAAGCGGTCGCGACCTCATCGGCCTGCGGACTGCCCATCGCCGTGGTCAGTGCACTAAGTTTCATGATTCTGGGCTGGCACGATCCGCTGCTGCCGGCCCATAGTCTCGGTTTTGTGTATTTGCCGGCGTTGCTGGGCATCGCCCTGACCAGCATGGTCTTCGCCCGCTTCGGTGCGCGACTGGCCCATCGCCTGTCGCCGCGCTTGCTCAAGCGGCTGTTCGCCGCCTTGCTATTCTGCGTGGGCTTGAGTTTTCTGTTCTGACGCAATCCTGGCTTAATCCCGAGGTGGCAGCGTCGCCCGGGTATTTTTGACGTTTACGAGGAATATCAATGCTGCCTTACCCGCAGATCGATCCGGTGGCCTTGGCCATCGGCCCGCTGAAAATCCACTGGTACGGCCTGATGTACCTGATCGGCATCGGCGGCGCCTGGTGGCTGGCGTCGCGTCGGCTCAACCGTTTCGACCCGACCTGGAACAAGGAAAAGCTCTCGGACCTGGTGTTCTGGCTGTCCATGGGCGTGATCGTCGGCGGGCGCCTGGGCTACGTGCTGTTCTACGACCTGAGTGCGTACCTGGCCAACCCGACGCTGATCTTTGAAGTCTGGAAGGGTGGCATGTCGTTCCACGGCGGGTTCATCGGCGTAATGCTGGCGGCGTTGTGGTTCGGCAAGCGCAACAACAAATCGTTTTTCGAGCTGATGGACTTCGTCGCGCCGATGGTGCCGATCGGCCTGGGCGCCGGGCGCATCGGCAACTTCATCAATGCCGAATTGTGGGGCAAGCCGACCGACGTGCCGTGGGCGATGATCTTCCCGCCGTTCAGCGACCCGGCGCAGTTGCCGCGCCACCCGTCGCAGCTTTACCAGTTTGCCCTCGAAGGCGTGGCATTGTTCCTGATCCTCTGGCTGTTCTCGCGCAAGCCGCGGCCGACCATGGCGGTGTCGGGCATGTTCGCGCTGTTCTACGGGATCTTCCGTTTCATCGTTGAATTCGTCCGCGTACCGGACGCCCAGCTCGGCTATCTGGCGTGGAACTGGCTGACCATGGGCCAGGTGTTGTGCTTGCCGATGATCATCGGCGGCCTGGCGCTGATCTGGCTGGCTTATCATCGCGCGCCGGCTGCGGCGGCCAAGGTTTAAAATTCGAACCCCGGGGCGTTGGCCCCGGGTTCAAGGACACAGGTAACCCATGAAGCAATATCTCGAACTGGTGGCCCACGTCATCAAGAACGGCACCAAGCAGGCCAACCGCACCGGCGTGAACACCATCAGCTTCCCCGGCGCCATGCTGCGCTATGACTTGAAGGACGGCTTCCCGGCCATCACCACCCGCAAGATGGCTTTCAAGTCGGCCATTGGCGAAATGTGCGGTTTTCTCCGTGGCGTGAACAATGCCGCCGAATTCCGCGCCCTGGGCTGCAAGGTCTGGGACCAGAACGCCAACGAAAACGCCCAGTGGCTGGCCAACCCGTTCCGCCAGGGCGACGACGACCTGGGCGAGATCTACGGCGTGCAGTGGCGCAAATGGCCGGCCTACAAACAGATCCCCCTGAGCAACCCGGCGGCCATCGAGCAGACGCTGGCCCAGGGTTATCGGCAGATCGCCGAAGGCGAAGAAAATGGCCAGGCCTA
This window encodes:
- a CDS encoding NRDE family protein, which produces MCLIVFAWRPGHAQPLIVAANRDEFYARPTLPLAQWPDAPHVHAGRDLEAGGTWLGIGAEGRFAALTNIRDPGQLPAFKSRGELVARFLTGNLSITEYLSEIVPRASEYGGFNLLLGDGVELWHHNARDTQPQRLDEGLYGLSNAGLNTPWPKLLKARAALGEVLDDPQPEALLTLLNDPRPAPVAELPDTGVGVATEMLLSSVFIASPAYGTRASTALIVHADGTRQMVERSFGPHGGHLGEVELHIECL
- a CDS encoding sulfite exporter TauE/SafE family protein, with product MEFVLYLLLGACAGVLAGLFGVGGGIIIVPVLVFSFTLQGFDPQVLTHLAVGTSLASIIFTSVNAVREHQRKGAVRWPVFAWMTVGILIGAGFGAITAEAISGPHLQKIIGVFALIVALQLALDFKPNASRSVPGKAGLTLAGTVIGWASAIFGIGGGSLTVPFLTWRSVPMQQAVATSSACGLPIAVVSALSFMILGWHDPLLPAHSLGFVYLPALLGIALTSMVFARFGARLAHRLSPRLLKRLFAALLFCVGLSFLF
- the lgt gene encoding prolipoprotein diacylglyceryl transferase translates to MLPYPQIDPVALAIGPLKIHWYGLMYLIGIGGAWWLASRRLNRFDPTWNKEKLSDLVFWLSMGVIVGGRLGYVLFYDLSAYLANPTLIFEVWKGGMSFHGGFIGVMLAALWFGKRNNKSFFELMDFVAPMVPIGLGAGRIGNFINAELWGKPTDVPWAMIFPPFSDPAQLPRHPSQLYQFALEGVALFLILWLFSRKPRPTMAVSGMFALFYGIFRFIVEFVRVPDAQLGYLAWNWLTMGQVLCLPMIIGGLALIWLAYHRAPAAAAKV